A single Epinephelus lanceolatus isolate andai-2023 chromosome 22, ASM4190304v1, whole genome shotgun sequence DNA region contains:
- the LOC117246416 gene encoding P2Y purinoceptor 3 yields the protein MKIPSSFTMSSRGGISPNISVSVLQDLLSSPLPSPSTTPPSPSCSIDESYKYIFLPICYSFTFLFSISLNSVVLYRSFRRTKRWNASLIYMVNLASTDFMYGLSLPFLVASYIMRDRWIFGDFMCRLVRFLFYFNLYCSIFFLTCISVHRYLGICHPMKVITLETKKAVKCTCVLVWIVVFALTCPIFRFAQTGHVTRLGVLGGNASSIDNRSHEVSLINGNASYGNMGGVIEEYQNCWDDAIDKEFPDYVPYGIILHLLGFFVPFSIIAWCYSHVVLTIFRTLHSQPSSCRGRRDEGHEEIERRERSSPAIVARGRRGSNGLPRALGRNEGISIFLGAHSPYANRRRKSIKTIITITLLFALCFFPFHVTRTIFLLLKVTKGVPCHTMTMVSMCYKITRPLASFNAWLNALLYFLTKDKGGAHCCQAVNTTTQQHAGLLLPLRMMGKGEDAEEGGLDDRNDNNENKAFHSLSYMSRAKVRYIVE from the coding sequence ATGAAAATCCCTTCATCCTTCACAATGTCATCCAGAGGTGGAATTTCTCCCAACATTAGTGTATCTGTACTCCAGGACTTACTCAGTTCCCCCTTGCCCTCACCCTCCACTAcccctccatctccatcttGCAGCATAGATGAGTCCTACAAGTACATCTTTCTCCCCATCTGTTACTCTTTTACGTTCCTCTTCAGCATTTCCCTTAactctgtcgtcctctaccgTTCCTTCCGCCGGACCAAGCGCTGGAATGCTTCACTGATCTACATGGTCAACCTGGCCTCTACAGACTTCATGTACGGCCTGTCACTGCCATTCCTTGTGGCTAGTTATATCATGCGTGACCGCTGGATCTTCGGGGACTTCATGTGCCGCCTGGTCCGTTTTCTCTTTTACTTTAACCTCTACTGCtccatcttcttcctcacttGTATCTCTGTCCACAGGTACCTCGGTATCTGCCACCCAATGAAAGTCATCACACTAGAGACCAAGAAGGCTGTCAAGTGCACTTGTGTCCTGGTTTGGATTGTAGTGTTTGCTTTGACCTGCCCTATCTTCCGTTTTGCTCAGACTGGTCATGTGACAAGATTGGGAGTGCTCGGTGGCAATGCAAGCAGTATTGACAACCGTAGCCATGAGGTATCATTGATAAATGGTAATGCCAGCTATGGTAACATGGGAGGGGTTATTGAGGAGTACCAGAATTGTTGGGATGATGCAATTGATAAGGAATTTCCAGATTATGTACCCTATGGCATCATACTCCATTTGCTGGGCTTTTTTGTCCCTTTTTCCATAATTGCTTGGTGTTACTCTCACGTTGTCCTGACCATATTTAGAACTCTGCATTCTCAGCCCTCATCCTGCAGAGGTCGGAGAGATGAAGGACATGAGGaaatagagagaagagagagaagcagccctgcaatagttgcaagaggaagaagaggaagtaaTGGACTGCCAAGGGCACTGGGAAGAAATGAAGGGATTTCCATTTTCCTTGGTGCCCATTCCCCTTATGCCAATCGCAGACGTAAATCTATCAagaccatcatcaccatcacccttctctttgctctgtgttttttcccttttcatgTTACTCGAACCATCTTTCTCCTGCTAAAGGTCACCAAGGGAGTCCCCTGTCACACTATGACCATGGTCTCCATGTGCTATAAGATCACAAGGCCTTTAGCATCGTTCAACGCATGGCTCAACGCTCTCCTTTACTTCCTGACTAAAGACAAGGGGGGAGCTCACTGCTGCCAGGCGGTAAACACCACCACCCAACAACATGCTGGGCTTCTATTGCCACTAAGGATGATGGGAAAAGGAGAAGAtgcagaggagggagggctgGATGACAGAAATGACAATAATGAGAATAAAGCATTTCACAGTCTCTCATACATGAGCAGAGCAAAAGTCAGATATATAGTTGAATGA